The following is a genomic window from Acidimicrobiia bacterium.
AGCGGTCCGACACGACACCGCTGCCGGGATCGCTCGACGAGACCGCGGCCCTGATCGAGAAGGAGGGTCGGCGCGCGCTCGTCGTGCCGGGCGATCTGCTCGATCATCCGACGCTCACCGCCGCGGCCGAGCACGTGCTCGACGCGTGGGGGCGCGTCGACGCGCTCGTGAACAACGGCCGCTACGTCGGGCCCGGGCACATGGACCGCATCCTGGAGACGCCGATCTCCGTGTTGCGCGATCACCTCGAAGCGAACGCGCTCGCGGCGGTGGTGCTGATCCAGGCGCTCGTGCCGCAGATGGTCCGGCGCGGTGGCGGCACCGTCGTCAACATCACGTCGGGCGTTGCGTACGAGGACCCGCCCGCACCCGCGGGCGAAGGCGGTTGGGGTCTCGGCTACGCGATCAGCAAGGGCGCGCAACACCGCATCGCGGGCGTGCTCGCAGTCGAAGAAGGGCCGCGCGGCATCCGCGCCTTCGGCGTGCAGCCCGGCTTCATCGCGACCGAGCGCATCCGTCAGGACATGGGCGACTTCGGGTTCGACGCCGATCTCGGAGCGCCCGCCGCGGTCGTCGGCAAGGTGTGCCGCTGGCTGCTCGAGTCGCCCGACGCGATCGCATGGAACGGTCGCAACGTCGAAGCGCAACCAATGTGCAGCGAGCTCGGGTTACTGCCGGGTTGGTCGCTTTGACGCGCTCGCGGGCGTAGGCTTTGTGTCGATGCTGACCGCGGGAACCCCGGCGCCCGAGCTCGACGGAGTCGTCGATCAAGACGGCAGCCCGGTTCGGCTCGCCGACCTGCGGGGCCGCTGGGTGCTGCTGTGGTGGTACCCGATGGCCGACACCCCCGGCTGAACGATCCAAGGCAAGGGCCTGCGGGATCAGGCCCCCGACTTCGCCGGACTCGACTGCGAGATCCTGGGGATCTCCTTCGACGCGCCCGACGCGAACCGGGCGTTCCGCGAGAAGTTCGACTTCCCGTTCCGTCTGCTCTCGGACTTCGACGAACAGGTCGGCGTCGCCTACGAGACGCGTGATCCCGGCACCGAGAAGGTCAAGTTCGCGAAGCGCTTCAGCTACCTCATCGATCCCGACGGCGTGATCGCCAAGAGCTACGAGGTCAAGGACGTCAACGCCCACGCGGACATGGTCCTGGCCGACCTCCGAGCGCTCCGGGCCTGAATCGCCGAGATTCGCCGAGATTCGCCGAGGTCGCCGAGATCGGCACCCCGGCGGGCGTTGCGGCCCGACCGGATTGGGCGGTTTGACCGGTCCGTCGACGGCCCGCCACACTCCCCGGCCGGGCGATCCGGGCGGGCGCAATGGGGCGACGAGGTTCATGGGCGACGGCGCTGCTCGTCGTCGTTGCGGTGCTCGCGCCCGGGGCGCGCGCCGAGGCGACGACGACCGCGCGCCGCGTGCTGATCGTCGGCGACAGCGTCACCGTCGGCGCCGCGCCCGCGATCTTCGCCGCGGCACCCGCGCGCGGATGGTCGGTCGCCATCGACGCGAAGGTCGGTCGCCCGACGAGCGAAGGCCCCGCGATCCTCGCCGCGGCGCGCCCGCTCCCGCCGGTCGTGGTCGTCGCGCTCGGCAACAACGACGGCATGACGCCGTCGATCTTCGCGGCCCGTATCGACGCGGTCATGCGCGAGCTCGTCGGCGTGCGCCACGTCGTCTGGTACACGATGACGCCGTTCGCGTCGTGGGTCCCGGCCGCGAACGCGCAGCTCGTCGCCGCGGCGCAGCGCTGGCCGAACCTCCGGCTCGCGAACTGGTCGACCGTGTCGGAAGGAACGCCGGGCGGGCTCCTCGGCCGCGGCCCGCACCTTCGCCCCGCGGGTGCGCGCGCGTTCGCCGATCTCTTGTTCGACACGCTGCGCGAGTTCGACGGCGGGACGCCGGTCGTCGAGTCGTTCGGCACACCGCGGCCCGCAATCTCTGCGAGCGCATGGGTCGACGACGCGCCGGTCGCCGGCGCGAGCGCGCTCCACGGCACGCGCATCTGGTTCGCCACGCCCGAAGGGCGCGTGATCGCGGCGCCCGGCACTCCGTGGTTCGGCTCGGTCGCGGGATCACCGGCCGCGCCCGTGGTGGGCATCGCGGCGACACCGTCCGGGCGGGGCTACTGGCTCGCGGGTGCCGACGGCGGGGTCTTCTCCTACGGCGACGCGCACTTCTACGGCTCGACCGGCGGCCTGCACCTCAACCGTCCGATCGTCGCGATCGCGGCGACGCCGACCGGGCACGGGTACTGGCTCGTCGCATCCGACGGCGGCGTCTTCACCTTCGGCGACGCGCGCTTCTTCGGATCGACCGGCGATCTCCGGCTCAACCAACCGATCGTCGCGCTGAGCCCGAGCGCCTCCGGCCGCGGCTACTGGCTCGTCGCATCCGACGGCGGCGTGTTCTCGTTCGGCGGCGCGCACTACGCGGGCTCGGGTGCCGCGCTGCACGCGTTCGCGGGCGCGACCTTCCTCGGCATCGCGTCGACGACCGCCGCGTACGCACTCGAAGCGGTGCTTCCGACGAGTTGAGCGTCCGCATCATGCACGCGCGCGCCGCGGTCTGGAAGGGTGATGCGCCGTGGCGCCCATCGAGCTCGACTTCCTGACCGACGGCGGGCAGCCGGCCGAGCAGACCGCCGATCGCTTGCTCGCCTTCGTCGCGCAGGCGCATACGACCCTCGACCTGGCCGTCTACGACGCGCACTTCGACGACGACACCGGCACACGCATCATCGCCGCACTCGACGCGGCCGAAGCGCGCGGCGTCCGCGTGCGCGCGGTCTACAACGACGTGCACCACAAGTCGCAGGTCGTGCCGCCGCCGCCCGAAGGGCCGTCGCTGTTGAAGCAGCTCGCCGCCGCGGTGCCATCGGAGCCGATCCCCGGTATCCCCGACCTCATGCACCACAAGTACGTCGTGCGCGATGGCGAGACGGTGTGGACGGGCTCGACGAACTGGACCGGCGACGCGTGGACGCGCATGGAGAACCTGGTCGTCACGGTCGAGTCTTCCGATCTCGCGGCCGCGTACACGCGCGATTTCGAGCAGCTCTGGACGAAGCGTCACGTCGATCACACCGGTACGTTCGACGACGACCCGGCGACGTTGCCGAACGGCACCGAGATCCGCGTGCTGTTCTCTCCCGGTCGCGGCCGCAAGATGAGCCAGCTCGTCGCGACGCATCTCGGTCAGGCGCGCGAGCGGATCCGGATCTGCTCGCCGGTGATCACGTCGTCGCCGATCCTCGCGACGCTCGCCGAGCTCGTCGACGACGACGGCAACGACATGCTCATCACGGTCGACGGGCCGCAGATGCGGCAGGTGTTGCAGCAGTGGCGCGACGACGGCCGCGCGACGTGGAAGGGTCCGCTCTACGAGCGCGTCGTCGCGTCGGGCAAGGTCGCGGCGAAGCCCTCGACTCCTTACTCGCCGAACGCGACGCACGACTACATGCACGCGAAGCTCGTCGTCTGCGACGACTGGGTGCTGACCGGCTCGTACAACTGCTCGCACTCCGGCGAGATGAACGCCGAGAACCTCCTCGAGATCCACGACGCCGCGCTCGCGGATCGCTGCGCGACGTACTGCGAGCAGGTGCACGCGCGCTACGCGCCCCTGACCCCGCGCTGACGTGGGGGCGGTCCTCCTCGGC
Proteins encoded in this region:
- a CDS encoding SDR family oxidoreductase; amino-acid sequence: MTEPTATEVPVAFVTGASRGIGKAIALELAAAGFDVAILARTVHDGEAREHSSTLKRSDTTPLPGSLDETAALIEKEGRRALVVPGDLLDHPTLTAAAEHVLDAWGRVDALVNNGRYVGPGHMDRILETPISVLRDHLEANALAAVVLIQALVPQMVRRGGGTVVNITSGVAYEDPPAPAGEGGWGLGYAISKGAQHRIAGVLAVEEGPRGIRAFGVQPGFIATERIRQDMGDFGFDADLGAPAAVVGKVCRWLLESPDAIAWNGRNVEAQPMCSELGLLPGWSL
- a CDS encoding redoxin domain-containing protein, translating into MLTAGTPAPELDGVVDQDGSPVRLADLRGRWVLLWWYPMADTPG
- a CDS encoding phospholipase D-like domain-containing protein — protein: MAPIELDFLTDGGQPAEQTADRLLAFVAQAHTTLDLAVYDAHFDDDTGTRIIAALDAAEARGVRVRAVYNDVHHKSQVVPPPPEGPSLLKQLAAAVPSEPIPGIPDLMHHKYVVRDGETVWTGSTNWTGDAWTRMENLVVTVESSDLAAAYTRDFEQLWTKRHVDHTGTFDDDPATLPNGTEIRVLFSPGRGRKMSQLVATHLGQARERIRICSPVITSSPILATLAELVDDDGNDMLITVDGPQMRQVLQQWRDDGRATWKGPLYERVVASGKVAAKPSTPYSPNATHDYMHAKLVVCDDWVLTGSYNCSHSGEMNAENLLEIHDAALADRCATYCEQVHARYAPLTPR